The Canis lupus familiaris isolate Mischka breed German Shepherd chromosome X, alternate assembly UU_Cfam_GSD_1.0, whole genome shotgun sequence genome has a segment encoding these proteins:
- the LOC102153485 gene encoding LOW QUALITY PROTEIN: testis-expressed protein 13B (The sequence of the model RefSeq protein was modified relative to this genomic sequence to represent the inferred CDS: inserted 1 base in 1 codon), with amino-acid sequence MALKPEDPSGGFQHDKVVAFINEKMAGHTKGPEFYIENLSLSWEEVENKLRTILEDSAVSSEAKNACAWSSLALGVRFAHKQGQLQGRRVHWLQDFAKLHKSATQALASDLKELTAQQDMERQEAAFQLRQTQANLAEMQKERDLLRWKLLRAELGSPQEWEQRVQVTEKPGLTTASGTGTEGAGEEEEEAGAAATSATTADTIRRGRRQKDSEGSEVTKKLGRGPTHIFGAXGAEKLHHWWAEGGRSQVNRNSHVLFLWDHEAGVQSHTIAPSCPAPCLIHILLLMPFIPLPTYTHTIPTSSNVHSRRNSVSNISPLEAL; translated from the exons ATGGCCTTGAAACCTGAGGACCCTAGTGGTGGTTTCCAGCATGACAAGGTGGTAGCTTTCATCAATGAGAAGATGGCCGGGCACACGAAAGGCCCCGAGTTCTACATCGAGAATCTATCCCTGTcctgggaggaggtggagaaCAAGCTCAGGACCATCCTGGAGGACAGCGCAGTGTCCAGCGAGGCTAAAAACGCCTGTGCCTGGAGCAGCCTGGCCCTGGGCGTGCGCTTTGCCCACAAGCAGGGCCAGTTACAGGGGCGCAGGGTACACTGGCTCCAGGACTTCGCCAAACTGCATAAGTCCGCCACACAGGCCTTGGCCTCAGACCTAAAGGAGCTCACAGCACAGCAAGATATGGAGCGCCAAGAGGCAGCCTTTCAGCTGCGGCAGACACAAGCCAACCTGGCAGAGATGCAGAAGGAACGGGACCTCCTGAGGTGGAAGCTCCTCCGGGCT GAGCTGGGGTCTCCGCAGGAGTGGGAGCAGAGGGTTCAGGTCACAGAGAAGCCAGGCCTGACCACTGCCAGTGGGACTGGGACAGAAGGAGcaggtgaggaggaagaggaggcggGGGCTGCTGCTACTTCTGCTACAACTGCTGACActataagaagaggaagacgACAGAAGGACTCAGAAGGGTCAGAGGTCACAAAGAAACTGGGTAGAGGCCCCACACACATTTTTGGAG GAGGAGCAGAAAAATTACACCactggtgggcagagggagggagatctCAGGTCAATAGAAACAgccatgttttatttctctgggacCATGAAGCGGGGGTCCAGAGTCACACCATCGCCCCTTCCTGTCCAGCTCCCTGCCTCATTCACATACTCCTACTCATGCCCTTCATCCCCCTTCCCACCTACACCCACACCATCCCCACCAGCAGCAACGTTCACAGCAGGAGGAACTCCGTCTCCAACATCTCCCCACTGGAAGCCCTCTGA